The Setaria italica strain Yugu1 chromosome VIII, Setaria_italica_v2.0, whole genome shotgun sequence genome includes the window ATGATGGGCTTATTTTGCTGATGATGCTATTACTTGCATCACTCTCTGACAGTCTGACCTACTCCTATGTACTAATCAAACCAAAAGAAAGGAGGAATTGAAGGtaactattttttttaccaatGAAATAAACAATCTTCTCAGATAGTATAAGGATCGGATGAACTTGGGCACCACTTCACTTCGTGGGCTAACTAGCTTCTCAGATATTATAAGATGGGGGCTAGTAAACGCAAGTACGCAACGGAGGATTATTGCAAGTTCATCGGCAAAGCGGAGTCAACGCGCAACGAAAAAGGACCTCAGCATCTACCCACGAGCCCACGTCGATGGAGCCTACCTGACGTGGCCAGCAAAGAGGCCGGGGCCACAGGAACCACCTGGAGGCAGCGCCCTCAAGGATACGACGATCATCATTGTTCTGAACCACACATTTAGTCAATGTTTATTTTTTACACTATCCAAAAAACCCCCCGAGCATCCACAACATAAGTTACTAAGGAAAACGTACGCATTCCAAGTTCGAGTTTCTCCCAACTATATAAAGCAAACAGGGTTTTCCTTGAAACAAATATTAGTAAATCATAGGTGCTTGTTTTTGTTTGAGGGCACAACTTCAACCTCCAATATAGATCTACTTTAAGAGGCGGCTCCACGGGAGGCACGCCGCACACTTCATGTCTGTAAGCTATGAATTAAGTTGTAAGAAATTCTCAAACTTCAAAATACACGCTCCGCACCGACTCaacttagagggtgtttgggagcactccactctaaatttttgagctccactccaccaactccaccacattgcagctccactccactaactccaaaaaaataccagagctgtccacatgtttggcaaaatgCACAGATCCAGCTCCGGAAACAGAAGGTCTTGCTgtgtaaagtccattatacccatgtgaatgggtcccacttgtcagtctcctttagttcttcctttcttctcctttgctgGTAGGGAATGGAAGGCCACGAGCAGGGCGGCGCGACGAGCAGAGGCGggcggcgtggcaggggcgggcgcggcaggggacgcgcgggcgggcggcaggccgggcggcgcgaggggcggcggacggcgcggcagcggcgcggtggAAGGCAGGGGCGGCATGGCGCGACGGGaggcttttttttgtttcgcgaaccggtaacctgtgtaacgagtggcaatggtgggtaaatacccaccaactccacgaggaggtctgtaaagggggtttttggagcacctcttgaggtactccacaaaaaatgcGAATctacccccctgctccacctttttcctggagccggagttgctggagttagACGCGTTTGActgcgaaattttcggagttggtggagtggagcaatttttcgtgaagtggagtgctcccaaacacccccttaattagACGGTCTTCACACGGCACGCTTTACACCGACTCAACTTAGACGATCTTCACACGGCATGTTCCACACCGACTCAACTTAGAgcccctttggcacggctcatcgaGCGGCTTCTAGGGGggcttttgatgaagccgtgccaaacgggAGAAGGCAAAACGGCTCACCCGCGAAAGCCAGTAGAAGCCCCACAAAATGCGGTCTCTACGTTTCTCCACCCACCGGAAGCCAAAAAAAGTGGCTTATTCCGTCTCCTCCTCGTCACTTTCCATCCTTGTcctcggtggcggcggagggcggaggagtgccggggcggcgccgtggcggcggaggggcggaggaggaccggggcggcggacggagccgggCCAGCAGGGCGGCGCTGTGGCGGCGGAAGGGCGGAggagggccggggcggcgccgtggcggcggaggggcggaggaggaccggggcggcggacggagccgggCCGGCAGGGCGGCGCTGTGGCGGCGCAGGGGCGGAGGAGTGCCGGGGCGGCACCGTGGCAGcgcaggggcggaggaggactgGGGCGGCGCCttggcggcggacggagccgggGCCAGCGGGGTGGCGCTGgagcggcggcgaaggagggCCAGGCGGTCGAGTACGGATAAGGTCGGGAGGGAGGAACGGatggataaggagagaggaagggaaaagaaaagaaggggagaaggaaagagaaagaaaaaaggaaagaaaaaaaaatgaggagaaaaaaagaaaaagagaagagaaaaatataagggtattttggacatttcATACCTTATTTCCAATCTAAAaagctaggagaagccgttttgccaaacattttCCTTCAAAATAAGCCAGAGCTAGAAAAAGCTGCTTTTCCAGATAAGCTAGAGCTAAAGTTGTTTTTTCACGAGCCAAAAACATGCCAAACGGGCCCTTAGACGGTCTCCACACGCCACTCTCGGCTCCGCGTGGGTCTAGAAATTTTTGTGTTACAAACACGCTTGCCTTTTCACTTTACGAACAGTGCGTTTTGGACTGATGACCAGTGACCGCTGCCACTCGTTTTCTGGGTTGCCACAACTGTCCATACATTACTCTGAAACGCATTCTGCGCTGTTGCATAGACGGCGTGCTAACATCTTGCCGATTTTGGTGACTGGATGTAGAGAAGCTCTCGCTTGCATTGTCTTGTCAGGTCGCATTGAAAGTGAAGCGAAGGGATGGCTActtggcccttgtttacttggcgaatttgggaggtgccaaattactgtagcagcactgtagcgtttcgtttgtatttgtgaattattgtccaaacattaactaattaggctcaaaagattcgtctcgcaaagtataacaaaactgtgcaattagtttttaatttcatctacatttagtactccatacatgtaccgcaagtttgatgtgatggggaatcttctttttgcatagtgccaaagttgggagtttggaggtaagAGAACAAGGGCTTGGGCAGGATGGTGCATCTGCACAGGAACGATGGCAAAGGTTGGCATCTTCTTGCTGCTTGGACCCcggaaaggaggcaagtggagGCTAGATTGCAGATGCAAGGCCGGTGGATTCTATTATAGAGTCGGTGTCGCTGCGGATCCCTAATCCGATGTCTCAAATCCCATCCAAGAACAAAGCGTGAGGGAGTTGTAGATAGATTCCGTTTCCCTCGCTCACATACACGTATACTTGAGTACGTGTGTGAGTGTGTAAGCCGGCAATGGAACACAACTCACAAGGATCAAACAGGCAGATACTGTATCATCTAGCAAAATCAATCATCACCATAGGCGATCTGTTCATTACTCCCCTCGGGATGCCAAACATTCAGGTCCAAAATAACATGAAAGGACTATGTAATTTTGCGGCTTCACCATCGCGTTGTtgttcaaaaaaagaagaagaaaaggttaAAATTACTCTCCTCAAGTATAGCGAAAATCCATATAACTTTTTAGTTCACTTTACCCCATAAACTATACATGGTTCAACTAACCATTATGCAAGTCTTTTTTTCCATACAGAAGTTGCATTTTAAtttgagattttgcaagatggcAATGCACATCAAAATctatgttaaaaaatatattacaaaTTTTTCAACGTTAATTTTCATATAATTCGTATTTCAAGGATAAATTTATTAAATTAAATATCCTATAAACCAAATAGCACCAAAGAGCATAGTTTAATGGTTAAAGTGTTTTGGGGTACATGAGGCGAGTAATTtgtaatttttcaaaaaaaactttattTTGTATCTGTCATAGGGCCTGGGCCTTGTTCAAATTCGAAAAGCCCATGCAGGCCCAAAAGATGACGAGCCCAGCCCGGTCCGGCCAACAAGCACGCTCGCTCGCTGTAGCCTGTGTAGCCCAGTGACCAGTTCACACTTCACACGACTAGCCGAGGACAAAGTTTGAAAGGTCAAAGCGTCAAGGGGCAGGACGGTCATTTTGCCCTCCAAATTTCAAACGCCACGGCCGCTCCGCCCCACCCCGCTCCCACACCCCGCCTCCCCGCACCCACGGCCCGACCCGCGCCATCCACTGCCACCGGGCCCCGCGAAGGCGCCTCCCCCGGCCTCCGTCTCCGCGGCTGGCTGATCGCGCGTAGGAAAAGTCTTAAGCGGCGGCCGCCCGTTCGAGAAAAACCCCCAGAAACCCTTGCCCGTTTTAaccccgcggcgcggcggatcTGAGCTGAGCTGCTGGTCCTGATTGATTGGTTATCTGGTTTGATTCGCTGCCTTGTGTTGTCTCTCCTCCTGCCCATCTCGCGCGATTTGAATTGGAATCGGGTGaagagaggggggagagagagagagagaaagaacaaggaaggggagagagaagagagggaggagggcagAGTTCGCGGCTGAGTTCTTGAATCCAGGTGAGTTCAATGCAAGCAGGCACACTCTCTTGATTATCTCGTTGTTGGAGAGTCTTAGCAGTTCTTGAGGAAAGCTCTTGTTTTTTTCGTTTCTTCTCGCGCGGATTGACGGCGGTAGAGTTCCTCTGCTCTAGATTAGTTCGTTTCGTCGATTTCGTCCGTTTCCTCTTCTGCCGCGACGCGAGTGCGCCGATTGGTGGTGTTCCGGGTCAGGCACTCCGTATACGGTGCTCACATCTGACGCCTGTCGAAATTCCATGGCGGAGGTCGCCGATTCGTCGCCGCGGCGTTCTAGTCCCGCTGTCCCTGCGCTTAATTTTGCTCCGAGGCGTGTCGGGAAGAGATAAAAATGGgccgttttttttttgggtctgATGATGAATTGGTGCTTCGTTGGACGTTGGTTTTGCAGGGGGAGCAGGGGGAAGGAGTGAAGGAGCTGCCGCTCGtgccccgccggccaccgtcgaTGGGCCGGAGCCTGAGCCCGCTGCTCCGGCAGGAGCTGGACAACCTCGACAAGGACGCCGacagccgccgcgccgccatgaAGGCGCTCAAGTCCTACGCCAGGCACCTCGACTCCAAGTCCATCCCGCACTTCCTCGCCGAGGTCTCCGACACAacggccgccggtgccgccgccgccgccgccggcggcggcggcggcgggttggcCCCCGGAGAGTTCACCATCTCGCTCTACGAGGTCCTGGCCCGGGTGCACGGCCGCAACATCGTGCCGCAGATTGGCAACATCATGACCACCATCATGCGCACGCTCTCCTCCAGCGGGGGCTCATTCCCGCTCCACCAGGCGTGCTCCAAGGTGGTGCCCGCCATCGCGCGCTACGGCATCGACCCTTCCGCGCCCGACGGGGAGAAGGCCGGCATCATCGCCTCCCTCTGCAAGCCGCTCTGTGGCGCGCTGATGGGGAACCAGGACGGCGCCGCGCCGGGTGCGGCACTCTGCCTCAAGGCGCTCGTCGAATCCAGCAACTGGAGGTTCGCGTCCGGCGAGATGGTGAACGAGGTCTGCCTGAAGGTGGCTGGGGCGATGCACGACAGGGCGACGCGGTCCAACGCGCACATGGGCCTGGCGATGGCGCTGGTGAAGCACAACGGTCTGATTGCCGAGGCGTATGCTAGGTCCATTGTGCGGTCCGGGCTGCAGATTCTTGATGGGGATACGGCAGAGAGCAGTTCACAGAAGCGCCTCTCGGTGATTCAGATGATCAATTTCTTCATGAAGTTTGTTGATCCTAGATGCTTATCTTCAGAGCTTGGCAGGGTGATTGAAGTCATGGAGCAATGCCAGAATGACCGCATGCCATTTGTCCGTGGTGCTGCGTTTGAGGCATCACAGAGTGCGAAGAGCATCGCCGCGCAGAAGGGGTCAAGGCATGAGGTTGGCACAAGCCCAATGGTTGGCTCCAACTTTtacaagagaagagagaagagccCATGCAGGGGCATCTGGAGTGCCAAGGGCAGCCCTGCAAGCTCCAGCGTGGTTACTTCTTCAGGCCAGTTTCGATCCCCTGAATCACATGTTGTGGATTCATCCATCATGAATGGCAGTACACTCACTGAATCGCCAGTCTCAGTGGGGCAGTCCTCTTGCAACTTTGATCAGAGTCGGCGCACGAACAGGAGGTTGTGGAACAATGATGGTGTGGATGTTTCTCTGAAAGATGGCTTATTCATTCAACTCTGCTCAAACAGCAAGGACTATGAAGATGACTTGGGCGAGGTCTGTGACAGTGAGGTTACTGATGCTAACTTTGAGTGCACTGACACATTTGCAGGATTTGTGTCACCAAGCCCCAATGGTGCCATATCAAGAGACAGGACACCTAGTCCCAAGGTACACATTTACGTTTCTGTGCTGTTCTATTATTTCTCAAAGATTGCTTAATGTTCTGTACCTGTGTACCTCAGTTGAGCTATTACCTAATTATGTCATTTCATTTCTGCCGTAGGCTTATGATAGGCCGATCAGTATTGATGATGTTAAGATATACTCAACACCAAGGAAGCTTCTTCGATCACTTCAGAGCTCATATGACTCTGACTCTGGTAGCCGTGACGGACAATCCACTGCAAAGCACAGCAGCTTGTCATCATCAGATCAGGAACTAGAGGAATCATCTGAAGAGGTGCCATCTCTGGATTTGGACAACAAGGCTGAAGAGATGAAGGATGAGAATGAAACCATTGATATGCAGCAGAACAGCAATGGTAGGATGGAGACACTGCCGAATGAAGATAAATCAGGACTGTCTGCTACTGAGGCTGAGAACACATCCTGCAAGGCATCCCCTGAAACTGAATGCAAAGAGAATGATGTCTGCATTACAAGCAGCAGGAAGATGAAGGCCAGGAAGTACAGGACGAAATTCACTTTCCTTCTGAGCATGATTGTAATTGTCTTAGCAGTGATTGCTGTGTTAATTAGGATAGATAGCTATGATGATTCGGTGGGTCTTGTCCCCACTTGATGTCTCTCAAGGCATTGTGCCTAGTTCGTTCAGGTTGTTGTAGTGATTGCACCACAATAGCGTGGTTACTGTTCTGAACTGCATCGCGGTCATCGATCCATGTATGACAGCAAATAATTTAACTATGTTTGTCATTGTGATGTTCATAATGTGTTCAGACAGTGTTCTGCTTTTCTGCTGATGTGGTGTAGTCTCTGAGCATGATTTAGCCTGATCCGGTTTGCCATCTTTATGTTTTCTGTGGTGAACTAAACTAGCAGAGTGGCTACTTTTACTGCTACAGTGAAGCAATCCAGAGGTGGGCGCAAGAGATGCAATCACATGTCCATTACCAGAGTAGACTATGCAATACAGTGCTCAGCAATCGGAAGTTACTAGATTAACTGGCTAAACAGGTCAACTTGAACTTGAGCAGCTTCAGCCTTCGGGTCGACATGCTGCTGCTTCATCTCAGCCAAGATGCTGTACAATTGTACATGAACGCCGGCGACGCGGTGACCATGTCTGCCATGGTCGCGATCCCGCCGTGCGCCTCCGGGAGGAAGACGAACATAGTGTACTGAGTGTATCCGGAGGCGTCCGGTCACGCCGATGCCTTGGTCTCGGCTTTGTCAGCGCCACCATGGCTGCGATGGCGCTTAAGCGGCAGCCCTGCCCCAACAGCACGGGAAGACGGGGTCGACGGCGGAGCCGCCCCAGGCGACCATGAAGCCACGCGCGCCGTGGCcgacctgcgccgccgcggcagtGCACGAGAGGACGTCCCTGCctgcgacgccggcggccggagccatccccgcCGTCGCCGATTCCGGCCAACGTGTTTTGCAAAAGAGCCCCTCGTCCAATTCAGGGGGTATTTGACAATTTTGGATGGGTATTTTTCACGTGCCCCCCTAATTTGGAGCGCGACCATTAATCTCGATCCAACGTTTTGCACATAGGCCCCTCGTCTCGGTTCCGACTTCTGCCCATGGTTTGACGCAgagggcggccggcgcgcggcaagccggcgacggcgggcgtAGACGGGCGAACGGAGGCGTCGAGGTCCTCCCTCACGCCATGCTCCTCGCACCTGAAGGCTTGGTATCGAACTCGACGGGCGAGGAGGTTGCCGGTTCCGGCGGCGATCGCCCCGCTTCCGTCCTGGAGGTCCGGTCAACATCGTCAGGTGTCTGTCTGACAGCCCAGGCAGACAGTAGCCATCGCCCATCGGCGTTGATGAATGCAGATCTCATCGTGAGCTACTTCAGCATATTTTCTTGAATTCCCTGACGGTTATACTCGATTCACAGTTTTCATGGGCAGCTTAGGGATCAGATTGGGCAGATTGACGTCTTGCCGAATTTCAGATTGTGAATTTGCAAGAGTGTTTAGAATTGAGTGTTCATATTCATGCCTTTTGCTGACAGGAACGAACACTCGATGCTGTGGTAGATATTCAGCCATTCCGATTGAGAGCTCCCTGAATGTTCGATTCAGATCTTATTTCAATATGAACAGCACTGAAGAGAACTTGCTGTCTTGGTGATGTTGACGAGTCGACGCGTCGTGCAGGCAGAAGAACTGCCATCCTTGGTTCAATCCGACATTGCTTGGCCAGTAAGTGAAGCTAGAATGCCTTTCACTAGTGAAGAGCCATGAAAACTGGTCCTGAATTTTACTGGAGCACCAGCCAAATGCAACAGAAATACACTGTGTGACCCACTGCCAAGAACTACTCCTATCTGAACACTTCAAGTGTTATGTCCTTTGATGGCATGATTGCTGACTACAAGCTGCAATTACTCATACAGCGAAATAAAAGTGAGAAAACAATCCCTGGTATTAATATCTTTCATAAATCCTAACACAGATTGCACTGGGTGTGAGTGTCCAAAATCACATCGTACAAATTTTGGGGCCTCTGTTCAATCGCT containing:
- the LOC101782918 gene encoding protein SINE1 isoform X1, with translation MGRSLSPLLRQELDNLDKDADSRRAAMKALKSYARHLDSKSIPHFLAEVSDTTAAGAAAAAAGGGGGGLAPGEFTISLYEVLARVHGRNIVPQIGNIMTTIMRTLSSSGGSFPLHQACSKVVPAIARYGIDPSAPDGEKAGIIASLCKPLCGALMGNQDGAAPGAALCLKALVESSNWRFASGEMVNEVCLKVAGAMHDRATRSNAHMGLAMALVKHNGLIAEAYARSIVRSGLQILDGDTAESSSQKRLSVIQMINFFMKFVDPRCLSSELGRVIEVMEQCQNDRMPFVRGAAFEASQSAKSIAAQKGSRHEVGTSPMVGSNFYKRREKSPCRGIWSAKGSPASSSVVTSSGQFRSPESHVVDSSIMNGSTLTESPVSVGQSSCNFDQSRRTNRRLWNNDGVDVSLKDGLFIQLCSNSKDYEDDLGEVCDSEVTDANFECTDTFAGFVSPSPNGAISRDRTPSPKAYDRPISIDDVKIYSTPRKLLRSLQSSYDSDSGSRDGQSTAKHSSLSSSDQELEESSEEVPSLDLDNKAEEMKDENETIDMQQNSNGRMETLPNEDKSGLSATEAENTSCKASPETECKENDVCITSSRKMKARKYRTKFTFLLSMIVIVLAVIAVLIRIDSYDDSVGLVPT
- the LOC101782918 gene encoding protein SINE1 isoform X2, which produces MTTIMRTLSSSGGSFPLHQACSKVVPAIARYGIDPSAPDGEKAGIIASLCKPLCGALMGNQDGAAPGAALCLKALVESSNWRFASGEMVNEVCLKVAGAMHDRATRSNAHMGLAMALVKHNGLIAEAYARSIVRSGLQILDGDTAESSSQKRLSVIQMINFFMKFVDPRCLSSELGRVIEVMEQCQNDRMPFVRGAAFEASQSAKSIAAQKGSRHEVGTSPMVGSNFYKRREKSPCRGIWSAKGSPASSSVVTSSGQFRSPESHVVDSSIMNGSTLTESPVSVGQSSCNFDQSRRTNRRLWNNDGVDVSLKDGLFIQLCSNSKDYEDDLGEVCDSEVTDANFECTDTFAGFVSPSPNGAISRDRTPSPKAYDRPISIDDVKIYSTPRKLLRSLQSSYDSDSGSRDGQSTAKHSSLSSSDQELEESSEEVPSLDLDNKAEEMKDENETIDMQQNSNGRMETLPNEDKSGLSATEAENTSCKASPETECKENDVCITSSRKMKARKYRTKFTFLLSMIVIVLAVIAVLIRIDSYDDSVGLVPT